In Micropterus dolomieu isolate WLL.071019.BEF.003 ecotype Adirondacks unplaced genomic scaffold, ASM2129224v1 contig_13477, whole genome shotgun sequence, the sequence ACCTtcatctatctgtctgtgtctctacagcgCTGGTTGCCATGGCAGCAGACCTGATTCAGGAGGATTTAACATGGACCAGGAGAGTCGATGAAACTGTTTCCTTCAGCTGTCGAGAAACTGACCAGTGTGACACTGATTATGTATTCTGGTACCAGAAGAAAGACATAGAAACATTCAGAGTGATTCTAGATATAACTAAGAGTAATTGTCGCATAGATTCAGGTTACAGCAATCACCTTCAGAAAAATGATTTCTCTGCTGTGAGAAATCAGAACGGCTGTGAGTTACAGCTCAAGAACGTTACACTCTTTCATTCAGCCACCTACTACTGCTCCTGTTGGAATAGTGGTACCCACAGTGAGAAATGATCCGTGCAGCCTGAACAAAAACCAGCAGATGTCAAACAGTGTTTGTGACAGGAAGAGAGCAGTAAACCACAGCCCAGGTTCACATATTTCACCTCCATCTCAGCCAGAGTCACAAACATACTGAGCTGAGGGATTTCTTTAATATTCTATTGATTTCTATTTGATCAGATATTCCAAAGCAAACAAGATaaagagaaaacattaaaagtacaaagtaaatgaaaatgttatccAGATGAAGGCAAAGCAaatttatatagcacaattCATACAATTCATAAAAGACTCGGGCCGTTCcccctcactttaaaaaacttgtcgtcacttcaaaaattagattcatttgtttaacatactcaaagtgttccaaacattgttctaaattaacttcataaagcaatgaaatgaaaaatccattGATGCCATAAAATGTTCTCAAAGAGTGGCTGAAAGACtcaatctcaacatttaggctactgaaaagTCACCGTCCCACCTTTTGCGCCGACAAGGTGGGGTggaacatgactacagtctctgTATATAGGCCTAAGAAAGCTACACTAACCTGAATAGATAGCACACGTTCATACAATataaaatttagtatttcaatatccctaccaaactgctcataatattcagcctcacataagaaaaataaaacctatttattttaacggctgcgtcAGGGTGCGTGAAACGAACTGGGAGCAAAtgcaaaatattaaacacatttcaaagaaGTAGGCTGatcctgctgtactgtaaaaacctgtaggcaacaatagcctgaggcttttaatcagtctctgtatgATTATATCGTTATAgtcaagagtttctccacatcaccgctgcaaacataaagcagcttattggctaaaacagtctgtggcatctcctacagatggtgatgtcattttccaagagagctgattggtcagtaggcggccttttcacagagttgatctcttctctggaacataacctgctccggagcaggttagccgtttagcataagttaccatggagatctatcccggtaagaagtgaaccacctttGTGGTACTGAATATACTGGATAAACTCAATTTTGAAATACTGGCAGGgatggcaggcagaggaggtggctgacgaggtgcaggtgttgattgtcagctgggctcaggagcagagagagagggagaacacaagcaaggggagcagaggagacacagacaggccAAAACAAGAGGGgaaacagaatcacaagaaaaaaggaaaaataaacaggacactcattgtcagccgggctgccaccacaacacatggtttgggtttaaataaCTTTGTATGTCAGTTAAcatgtaagttaactaacgtcacttACGTCGTAACCTgccaatataaaatatttaatgttgactttttgtttcacatgagACACGAACCCCAGTCTCCTGGCTCAAAGTTCTGGTTCTGACTCTCCATCCAACCGGGGGTGGCAAtagcgcaatggataagattatgcctttggtgtgagagactcgcattcaatcccccactgtgacccatccaccattgtgtccctgagcaagacacttaacccctagttgctccagaggcttgcgacctctgacatatatagcaattgtaatgCGCTTTGGATGAAaccgtcagctaaatgaaaatcCAACCTTactttgtcttttctgttaaatatcatatacagtacctgcctttaccgttaAAAACTGACGCTGCAGGGCTTCCCCCAATACGTCGCACTATGACAGAAAAGGGATTCCCAGTGCATCACAAACTAACGactatggctcttgaccatgcgtccatatgtgacgacttgggagtgagaacaggttcaGTTTACGCAAGGTTTTTTAGTCTAGAAGAAGGCAATGGGGAACATAAATGTTCTTGGTCTGGATTTAAAAGTAGTCAGATTTGGAGCAAGTCTCAAAACTTCTGGATGTTTATTCTAGCTATTTGGTGCATAGTAGCTAAATGCTGCTTcaccatgttttgttttgactctgAAGACAGTCAACAGACCGGTCCCTGATGACCTGAGGGGACTAGAGGATTCATATTCTATAAACATTTCAGTGATGTATTTTGACCTTAAAGCTTTTAGTCATTTATAGGTGAGCAGCAGTATTTAGATATTAATTCTCTGACCTACTGGGAGCAAGTCCAGGGATATGAGAATTGGTGTAATGTGTTAAAATGTTCAGGCCTTTATTAGAACTCTAGCAGCAGCATTCAGAACATGCTGTGGCTGCCTAAGACCTTTTTAGAAAGACCTGAAACGAGACCATTACAAGTCTAACCTACTAGTACTTAAGGGatgaacatttttttgttgtgaagTTAAATAGAGGAGGCCCTAGGATTGAACCTTGTGGGACTCCACACGTCATGTTAATTAGCTCAGATACATAGTTGCCAATGTAAACAAAGTAATTCATCTCTTCTATGACCTAAACCAACTAAAGGCTGCGCTGGAAAGCCCTACCCTGTAGTATTGgtgttcttcctggatcttgttACTGTTTTCCCAAAGGTCCATTtggggtatccacaggctgtaagtgcccccttcaggtggttctgttccttgtCTCTGGCTTGAGCACTTCTTGGTATGTCCTCAGCTCCGTGGTGCCGGGGCCTGATGACCCCTAACTTTTTCTCTAGTGGGTGGAGAGAATCCCaaagtaggtattggtctgtgtgtgggggtttTCATGTAAACAccaatttgcaggctcctgtcctcttcaatgtgtacagcacagtccaggCAGGCCAaaatgttgttgtgaacatcatCTCATGtaaacttgatgttactgttcACGGAGTTGATGTGTTCTTTGAGGGCTTGAACTTCCTGGATTTTGATCCATGTGTCATCCATGTACTTGTACCAATGGCGTGGTGCTGTTCCTCTAAAGAAGTTCAGGGCTTTGCTCTTCACTTCCTCCATGTAGATGTTGCCCACAATGGGGGATactggtgagcccatggcacagccatgcttctgtctgtagaaacCTGGGATACTttacaaccactacacaaacgcattgGCTCAAcaaagggccaactcctcaggtcaacacacttgtttgaggaccaccaagttcacattttagacagagaggatggatggtttgaaaggtGTCAAAGAATCCATTTACACCCGAGTTGAGAAGCCCTCACTTAACAGAGGAGGTGGTCtgcgccaccacttatcccccacttacaatgctgtcctttcatcacttcccaggaaacgtAACAAGCATTCACTTtgggcctcaggtgaagatccCAGCAATGGTTGTTCAGACctctaacgaccataacgactgtcattacagccaggagcactatcgaaccagcagtatcgatgatCTTGGCAAATGACTCCatagaggttaaatagctgagtttccctatcagtcagtcagaactgaagaagtttCTTGGATGAGGGTGAAAcgtctagtatcttcaaccaagtccagttgcccttgattttaaccatCCTTGAATAACAGGACAGTCAACACTAAGCATCTCATTCGTATCAGAGGAGTATACCTCATAATCAGGGTCCTCAAACACCTTTGACAAAATTTCATTGACAGAAAACCTTTCCTTAAAGGTAATTTTCAGTTTAGAGAGAGAACACACAGAGCACGAAGAGAAATGATTTAGAAGACAACTGTGCAAGCTTTTCTACCTATATTTCTTTGCGGACCCATATTTGTGGGGGCGCGGAAATAtggttcattttgtttttgatcgTGCTTGTTTATATCTTTGTTGAACTGCGCGAGCTCGGCCTACGGTAATGTTTTTGGGTCGAAATACCTTGTTTCTCCTGTGTCTGCGCTTGGCACTTGTGACAAGAAcaacttcctcttctttctgCAATTTTTTAGAGAGCAAATTTGCTTAGAGGTAGTGCAAAGTCAACTTTAAAAACAGGACACTGAATTTCAGAACAATGGTGTCTTGCAAGGGACAAATGGAAAGAATTGCTGAATTTTCTGGGGAAACTTCGTGGTTTATTCAGGCTACTGCCTTACATTTCCTAATAAGCACTGAACACAAAGTAAAGCtgaagctgatgggaatgtcaagtcaattttatcaGTAGTTTACAATCCAAAATCACGAATGGAAAATTCCTCAAGGGGCTTTataatctgtacagcatacgaCCTTAGAGCCTCCAGAcagatcaggaaaaaaaaaccttcaaagGGGAACAATTATGAAAGTAACCTCAGGAAACGCAACAGAGGATCGCTCTTCCAGGACGACACATGCTATAAATGTCATGCACCCAATCAACCAAAATAGCAACGATGTAAGATGTAAGTAAAATTAGGATGACAACATTATAGAgagactgtaaataaaaaagaatatagACATTGAGCTACTTCAGGTGCCACCAAACAGTCAGAATGTCATTGTTTCTGAAGGTATTTGGTCATgaaccaaagtactggacaaattaaaaGTTTGACTTGATGGTGGTGCTATATGAAAAGTCAGATGATCACCAAAGTTCATCCCGAGGGAACGTCTGAACTACATTAAATAGTAATCCATCTAATAGGTTATGAGATATTATAGTCTGACCAAAAAACATCATCCTGCTGGTGGCTCTAGATGAGAAGTCAGAATCAACAAAGTCAATTAATGAAGTGAATCCTCTGGGGACCAGGAATGTCTGAACAACATGTCAATCCATCTTTTGGTCCAGGTCCAGTCcatctggaccaaagtagtGGACCAGCAGAGATCAGCATCCACAGAGCAAAACTGCTAGTGTGtctaaaaaagacaataaaagaaGAGACAGTCATGTTGATATGAACATTAGAGAAACTCATCATGCAGCTGGATTTTGATCCTGGTTCATCATTTGAACTCGTTCACCTCAGCTGACACATTCAGCAGCTGACAGGTTTTTGTATTACTCTGTTTCACTGTGGGAGGAAACTACTACTACATCTTTGGCTCTGGAACTAAACTGTATGTAACAGGTAAGAATAATCATAAATGTTCCTTCTGTTTTATTGAATAAGTTGGAAATATGTTTTGAATTTCTGCTGCTTCAGGTTTCATGTTAGTTTGTTCATAATTAATAGAGTTCTTGCAGCCGTGCAGCTATTGTTACATAAAAAGGTTCATAATTCCTGAAAAGATGTTTAAATCTCACTTCACAACtgaagttattatttatttctgcaccAGATAAAACTGattcagaaagaaaaaggaagataTTGACAAAGTTACAAATATATTCGGTCCTCTCAGGGATTCAGCTCTGTCTCTTGTATTTTATATAGcatataactttaaacaagtTTAAAGGATAattgatgaaaaatgtttgAACGTTAAAATGTACTGCGtgatatttgtattttatttgattgtaCATGATAGTCTTTAAGTGGAAGATTTATACATGGAggcaaatattcacattcatATTCAATGAACATGATATTACAATGAACCGAATTTAGGAACAAACTATTGTTTAAAGTTTAAcatgatttaaaatatttttatcgGTTTCATTTCATTCCATAACCTTCAGATACTGCAGATATTACATGAAGAAATTAATAGTCCCTCTAAATAATCTAATCTTAATTTACATTTGACATAACTCAACATATTGGAAGAAAATCCTTGTAGTTGTGTTTAATTGTGTGAAAGTTTAAATTGATCTATTGAATTGTTTCTTTAGTAATTATAGTAAAGATTTTTGGGTAAAAATACAATATGCTGCACATATTGTAGTTATTGAAATGACAATTGTATTATATGTCACAGTATGTTTATTATATTACGTATTGTATATTAACCATAACATTGAGACAAGATACCTTCAGCATCCACAGGAGACGGCTTTTTAACATGTGGTATGAATGCAATTTGCTCAGCTGCTGTCATAAAAAccaaaagatcatggtttggttaggtttagtaaaaGATCATGGTTTAAGTTAATGTAATATATGAAGGCAGATGGGTGAGTTACAAGAAAGCCCAGGGCTTATCATGCGGACACCGAAGTGTATGTTGTGTGTCAAAGCCGACGCCTTGTtaggctttctcaaagcatcAGTATTTGACACCCTGGGATGAGACCAGGCTTTTCTTTCATATCTCATATTTGaacattaaatgttaattggGTTTTAAAATGATCAGATAATTGTTGTGAAACTATAGTAGCTTTTTAAGTTCTAAAAAATAATTGCTAAGAAAGAAAGTTTCTATTTTTTCCTCAtataacatattattattaaacattacatatatagatatgtgtgtgtgatatgcAGGTGAATCCAGTCCATGTAGTGAACTGTGTGCTGTATTGATGAGGAGCTCAGTGATCAGAGTCCATGTAGTTTCCAGCATCTGACTGAATGCAGTGCTGGAAGCTGCTGttgactgtgtgaatgtgtgtctgtgctgcttgttgctgctgtcaaaCTTCAGATGAGGAGGTAGTGAAGCCCGTGGTGAGCGTGTACCCAGCAGCATCCAGAGAAAACCAGGAGGAGAAGAAATTCCTGCTGTGTGTGGCTGCGGAC encodes:
- the LOC123966459 gene encoding uncharacterized protein LOC123966459, which encodes MLFLPAAALCCLCSALVAMAADLIQEDLTWTRRVDETVSFSCRETDQCDTDYVFWYQKKDIETFRVILDITKSNCRIDSGYSNHLQKNDFSAVRNQNGCELQLKNVTLFHSATYYCSCWNSGNYYYIFGSGTKLYVTDEEVVKPVVSVYPAASRENQEEKKFLLCVAADMFPPLVRFSWKRRKENGPLEELPPANEEQQDLKDSECIAAIRVTDQNALYTYEHICYVQHETGREEAQLQQEVPAKTSPPPSRPPSSPPSRPPSCPPSLPPSVSFQFQCRVKLLWLLYTVLIVKSLVYCCGLPLL